The proteins below come from a single Drosophila teissieri strain GT53w chromosome 3L, Prin_Dtei_1.1, whole genome shotgun sequence genomic window:
- the LOC122618153 gene encoding U4/U6 small nuclear ribonucleoprotein Prp3 isoform X2, producing MMAHAQREIEERKRALSNLRDKDPLLASVPSIGMPVALATQALAKKPTPEDSEKARKIAELQAQIRAKLTGNLASLIQPTAVAAAAAAAAQAQERPKPLILDDEGRTVDKSGRTINIPTVTPTLKANIRAKKREVFQRQTGLGERSESATSAQDEAIKYFDDRIAQKPTVRTKRTLRFHEPGKFQQLAERMRMKSQLERLQNEISQIARKTGISSATKLALIAPKQDMPDDVPAMEWWDSVILTQDLETVDEASGKISIRQTAISNLIEHPTQMKPPNEPMKPVYLPVFLTKKERKKLRRQNRREAWKEEQEKIRLGLVAPPEPKLRISNLMRVLGSEAVQDPTKMEQHVREQMAKRQKAHEDANNARKLTSEQKSEKKQRKLKEDTSCGVHVSVYRIRDLQDNQSKKFKVETNAKQLQMTGSVVLFRDCCVVVVEGGPKQQKKYRRLMLTRIKWEEDIAKGNDGQDVPNSCVLVWEGTSQRRHFGEIKFKIFPMEKMAREFFQKHQVEHYWDLAYSGAVLEASTDQQ from the exons ATGATGGCCCATGCCCAGCGGGAGATTGAGGAACGCAAGCGGGCGCTTAGTAACCTGAGGGACAAGGATCCGTTACTGGCATCAGTTCCTTCGATCGGAATGCCCGTTGCTCTAGCCACTCAAGCGCTGGCTAAAAAGCCCACACCCGAGGACTCGGAGAAGGCCAGGAAGATTGCCGAATTGCAGGCGCAGATTAGGGCCAAGCTCACTGGTAATTTGGCCAGTTTGATTCAGCCCACTGCGGTGGCggccgcagctgcagccgccgcTCAGGCGCAGGAGCGGCCCAAACCCCTAATCCTGGATGATGAAGGACGCACTGTGGACAAGAGCGGACGTACCATTAATATACCCACGGTGACACCCACTCTGAAAGCCAATATACGCGCTAAGAAGCGTGAGGTGTTCCAGCGCCAAACGGGCTTGGGTGAACGTAGTGAGTCTGCAACTTCGGCACAGGATGAAGCCATCAAGTACTTTGACGACCGCATAGCCCAAAAACCCACTGTAAGGACCAAGAGGACGTTGAGGTTCCACGAGCCCGGCAAGTTCCAGCAGCTGGCCGAACGAATGCGCATGAAGAGCCAGCTGGAGCGTCTGCAGAATGAGATTTCGCAAATAGCCCGTAAAACAGGCATTTCGTCGGCCACCAAGCTGGCATTGATTGCCCCTAAACAGGACATGCCGGACGACGTGCCTGCCATGGAGTGGTGGGACTCAGTTATACTTACCCAGGATCTGGAGACGGTGGACGAGGCAAGCGGTAAGATAAGCATACGCCAAACAGCCATAAGCAACCTTATAGAGCATCCCACACAAATGAAGCCGCCGA ATGAGCCCATGAAACCAGTCTATCTGCCGGTATTTCTCACCAAGAAAGAGCGCAAGAAGCTTCGTCGCCAAAACCGTCGCGAGGCATGGAAGGAAGAGCAGGAAAAAATCCGACTGGGTTTGGTGGCCCCACCAGAGCCGAAACTGCGCATATCCAACCTGATGCGTGTACTTGGTTCAGAGGCCGTCCAGGACCCCACTAAAATGGAGCAACATGTGCGGGAGCAGATGGCCAAGCGGCAGAAGGCGCACGAAGATGCCAACAACGCCCGCAAGCTGACCAGCGAacagaaaagcgaaaagaagcAGCGAAAGCTAAAGGAAGACACCAGCTGCGGTGTACATGTGAGCGTTTATCGCATTCGAGATCTGCAGGACAACCAGAGCAAGAAGTTTAAGGTGGAGACCAATGCCAAGCAGCTGCAGATGACCGGCAGCGTGGTGTTGTTCCGCGATTGctgtgtggtggtggtggagggtGGGCCCAAGCAGCAGAAAAAGTATCGCAGACTCATGCTAACGCGTATTAAGTGGGAGGAGGACATCGCCAAGGGCAACGACGGCCAGGACGTGCCAAACTCATGCGTACTCGTCTGGGAGGGGACAAGTCAGCGTCGGCACTTCGGCGAGATCAAGTTTAAGATCTTTCCCATGGAAAAAATGGCCCGTGAGTTTTTTCAGAAGCACCAGGTTGAACACTACTGGGATCTGGCCTACTCAGGAGCCGTGCTTGAGGCCTCCACGGATCAACAGTAG
- the LOC122617193 gene encoding 26S proteasome non-ATPase regulatory subunit 2 — translation MTGETKLEKKPLKPAAPEGDAKDPKAKKEEKKDGKDKEQQPELSDEDQQLQEELELLVQHLEEPDVKLYQPTLESMAKLIRASTTSMTSVPKPLKFMRPHYDTMKTVYKHMPDEQARQLCADIISVLSMTMGSGKDCLAYRFLCDRKQRIGDWGHEYVRHLSGEISAHYHDTTGDFRVQLIELVKQIIPYNMEHNAEADACDLLIEIDHLHLLSDYVDESAYPRVCLYLQSCYPYVPEPDNTIILETALQLSRKFNQHTQAMRLALMLNDMDRIGEIFKEPKEPAMQKQLAFMLARQQICLELDESVPDYDDLMEIMSNANLNKHFLNLARELDIMEPKTPEDIYKSHLDNSRSRFASIQVDSAKQNLAASFVNGFVNAGFGVDKLLSEDGNKWLYKNKEHGMLSATASLGLILLWDVDGGLTMIDKYLYSTDDNIKSGALLACGIVNCGIRNEVDPAHALLSDYIDNQNSCMRVGAILGLGIAYAGSNRSIVIDTLKTVFSFGTNNKSSASVEILGITALSLGLISVGSCNAEITEILLQTIMGLTKSDLKDTYTRFLFLGLGLLYLGRQKSTEAVMMTLEVLEEPHRSMATTMVDICAYAGTGNVLKIQQLLHICSDHYETSSADDEKEKSKKDKGKDKDKEKEKEKEKEKEREKDLSATQSIAVLGIALIAMGEDIGAEMAYRSFGNLLRYCEPAIRRAVPLALGLISASNPKLNIIDTLSKFSHDSDAEVAHNAIFAMGLVGAGTNNARLASMLRQLAQYHSKDPSNLFMVRIAQSLTHLGKGTLSLSPYHSDRQLMNPMAVAGLMATLVSLLDVKNLILNRSHYLLYTLVPAMQARMLITFDEELNQLQVPVRVGIAIDVVGQAGKPKTITGFQTHTTPVLLAIGERAELATDEYLALTPVMEGFVILKKNPNFVK, via the exons ATGACGGGCGAGACCAAGCTGGAGAAGAAGCCGCTGAAGCCGGCGGCCCCTGAAGGTGATGCCAAGGATCCGAAAGCCAAGAAAGAGGAAAAGAAGGACGGCAAGGACAAGGAACAGCAGCCGGAACTCTCCGACGAggaccagcagctgcaggaggagctggagctgctggtgcAGCACCTGGAGGAGCCTGATGTGAAGCTCTACCAGCCGACACTGGAGAGTATGGCCAAATTGATCAGGGCCTCCACGACGTCGATGACCTCGGTGCCCAAGCCGCTGAAGTTTATGCGCCCGCACTACGACACCATGAAGACGGTGTACAAGCACATGCCCGATGAGCAGGCCCGCCAGCTGTGCGCGGACATCATCTCTGTGCTTTCGATGACCATGGGCAGCGGCAAGGATTGCCTGGCCTACCGATTCCTCTGCGATCGGAAGCAGCGCATTGGTGACTGGGGTCATGAGTATGTGCGTCATCTGTCTGGCGAAATTTCTGCGCACTATCACGATACTACGGGAGATTTTCGTGTGCAACTCATCGAACTGGTCAAGCAGATCATCCCGTACAATATGGAGCACAACGCCGAGGCTGATGCCTGCGATCTGCTGATCGAAATCGATCACTTGCACCTGCTAAGCGACTATGTGGACGAATCGGCCTATCCCCGCGTCTGTCTCTACCTGCAGTCGTGCTATCCTTACGTTCCCGAGCCGGATAATACCATTATCCTGGAAACCGCCCTCCAACTGTCGCGCAAGTTCAATCAGCACACACAAGCTATGCGACTGGCGTTGATGCTCAACGACATGGACAGGATCGGTGAGATCTTTAAGGAGCCCAAGGAGCCGGCTATGCAGAAGCAACTGGCCTTTATGTTGGCTCGCCAACAGATTTGCCTGGAGCTGGATGAATCGGTACCAGACTACGACGATCTTATGGAGATCATGTCCAATGCTAATTTGAACAAGCATTTCCTCAATCTGGCTCGCGAACTGGACATTATGGAACCCAAAACGCCGGAGGACATTTACAAGTCGCATTTGGACAACTCGCGCTCCCGCTTTGCGTCCATCCAGGTGGACTCTGCCAAACAAAATCTTGCCGCTAGCTTTGTAAATGGTTTTGTTAATGCCGGTTTCGGAGTGGATAAGTTGCTGTCGGAAGATGGAAACAAATGGTTGTACAAGAATAAGGAACACGGCATGCTCTCGGCCACCGCATCGCTGGGGTTGATCCTTCTGTGGGATGTGGATGGCGGTCTGACTATGATTGACAAGTACTTGTACTCCACCGATGACAACATCAAGTCTGGCGCTTTGCTGGCTTGCGGAATTGTTAACTGCGGCATCCGTAACGAGGTTGACCCAGCTCATGCTCTGCTCTCGGATTATATAGACAACCAAAATTCCTGCATGCGCGTTGGCGCCATCCTCGGTCTGGGCATCGCCTATGCTGGCTCCAATCGCTCCATTGTGATCGACACTCTGAAGACAGTCTTCTCGTTTGGCACCAACAATAAGAGTTCGGCCAGCGTGGAGATATTGGGAATTACAGCTTTGTCGCTGGGTCTCATTAGTGTTGGTTCGTGCAATGCAGAGATCACCGAGATCTTGCTGCAGACCATCATGGGTCTGACCAAGTCCGACCTGAAGGACACCTACACGAGGTTCCTGTTTTTGGGTCTAGGTCTGCTTTACTTGGGCCGCCAGAAGTCCACCGAAGCCGTGATGATGACCTTGGAGGTTTTGGAAGAGCCACATCGCAGCATGGCTACTACCATGGTGGACATTTGCGCTTACGCTGGTACTGGCAACGTGCTCAAGATCCAACAGCTGCTCCACATCTGCTCTGATCACTACGAGACCTCCAGTGCCGATGACGAGAAGGAAAAGAGCAAGAAGGACAAGGGCAAGGATAAG gacaaggagaaggagaaagagaaggaaaaggaaaaggagcGCGAGAAGGACTTGTCGGCCACCCAATCGATTGCCGTGCTTGGAATTGCCTTGATCGCCATGGGCGAGGACATTGGTGCCGAAATGGCATACCGCTCCTTTGGAAACCTGCTGCGCTATTGCGAGCCGGCCATCCGTCGGGCCGTACCACTGGCGTTGGGCCTGATATCCGCCTCCAACCCCAAGCTGAACATCATCGACACACTGAGCAAGTTTTCGCACGATAGCGACGCCGAGGTGGCCCACAATGCGATCTTCGCCATGGGCTTGGTAGGCGCCGGCACAAATAACGCCCGACTGGCCTCCATGTTACGTCAGTTGGCTCAGTACCACTCGAAGGATCCCAGCAATCTGTTTATGGTGCGCATCGCCCAAAGCTTGACGCATTTGGGCAAGGGCACCCTCTCGCTGAGTCCCTATCACAGCGATCGGCAGCTGATGAACCCAATGGCCGTCGCTGGACTGATGGCTACGCTGGTTTCCCTGCTTGATGTGAAGAACCTGATCCTGAACCGATCGCACTATCTACTCTACACATTGGTGCCTGCCATGCAGGCCCGCATGCTGATCACCTTCGATGAAGAGCTTAACCAACTGCAGGTGCCTGTGCGCGTCGGTATCGCCATCGATGTCGTCGGGCAGGCAGGCAAGCCGAAGACCATCACTGGCTTCCAGACTCATACCACGCCCGTTCTGTTGGCCATCGGCGAGCGCGCCGAGCTGGCCACCGACGAGTACCTGGCCCTCACTCCGGTCATGGAGGGATTCGTTATACTGAAAAAGAACCCCAACTTTGTGAAATAG
- the LOC122618153 gene encoding U4/U6 small nuclear ribonucleoprotein Prp3 isoform X1, with product MSSIITRKDGDVDDQKFAKKRAAASDSRGGGGSALEAPKKSRFDVPEKNGGSGEKKEETAVAASLSSTQIKLMMAHAQREIEERKRALSNLRDKDPLLASVPSIGMPVALATQALAKKPTPEDSEKARKIAELQAQIRAKLTGNLASLIQPTAVAAAAAAAAQAQERPKPLILDDEGRTVDKSGRTINIPTVTPTLKANIRAKKREVFQRQTGLGERSESATSAQDEAIKYFDDRIAQKPTVRTKRTLRFHEPGKFQQLAERMRMKSQLERLQNEISQIARKTGISSATKLALIAPKQDMPDDVPAMEWWDSVILTQDLETVDEASGKISIRQTAISNLIEHPTQMKPPNEPMKPVYLPVFLTKKERKKLRRQNRREAWKEEQEKIRLGLVAPPEPKLRISNLMRVLGSEAVQDPTKMEQHVREQMAKRQKAHEDANNARKLTSEQKSEKKQRKLKEDTSCGVHVSVYRIRDLQDNQSKKFKVETNAKQLQMTGSVVLFRDCCVVVVEGGPKQQKKYRRLMLTRIKWEEDIAKGNDGQDVPNSCVLVWEGTSQRRHFGEIKFKIFPMEKMAREFFQKHQVEHYWDLAYSGAVLEASTDQQ from the exons ATGTCGTCCATTATCACGCGCAAGGATGGCGACGTCGACGACCagaaatttgccaaaaagcgCGCTGCCGCCTCAGATTCCAGAGGAGGTGGTGGAAGCGCCCTCGAAGCGCCCAAGAAATCCCGCTTTGATGTCCCGGAAAAGAATGGCGGTAGCGGTGAGAAGAAAGAAGAAACTGCCGTAGCCGCCTCGCTGAGTTCCACGCAGATCAAGCTGATGATGGCCCATGCCCAGCGGGAGATTGAGGAACGCAAGCGGGCGCTTAGTAACCTGAGGGACAAGGATCCGTTACTGGCATCAGTTCCTTCGATCGGAATGCCCGTTGCTCTAGCCACTCAAGCGCTGGCTAAAAAGCCCACACCCGAGGACTCGGAGAAGGCCAGGAAGATTGCCGAATTGCAGGCGCAGATTAGGGCCAAGCTCACTGGTAATTTGGCCAGTTTGATTCAGCCCACTGCGGTGGCggccgcagctgcagccgccgcTCAGGCGCAGGAGCGGCCCAAACCCCTAATCCTGGATGATGAAGGACGCACTGTGGACAAGAGCGGACGTACCATTAATATACCCACGGTGACACCCACTCTGAAAGCCAATATACGCGCTAAGAAGCGTGAGGTGTTCCAGCGCCAAACGGGCTTGGGTGAACGTAGTGAGTCTGCAACTTCGGCACAGGATGAAGCCATCAAGTACTTTGACGACCGCATAGCCCAAAAACCCACTGTAAGGACCAAGAGGACGTTGAGGTTCCACGAGCCCGGCAAGTTCCAGCAGCTGGCCGAACGAATGCGCATGAAGAGCCAGCTGGAGCGTCTGCAGAATGAGATTTCGCAAATAGCCCGTAAAACAGGCATTTCGTCGGCCACCAAGCTGGCATTGATTGCCCCTAAACAGGACATGCCGGACGACGTGCCTGCCATGGAGTGGTGGGACTCAGTTATACTTACCCAGGATCTGGAGACGGTGGACGAGGCAAGCGGTAAGATAAGCATACGCCAAACAGCCATAAGCAACCTTATAGAGCATCCCACACAAATGAAGCCGCCGA ATGAGCCCATGAAACCAGTCTATCTGCCGGTATTTCTCACCAAGAAAGAGCGCAAGAAGCTTCGTCGCCAAAACCGTCGCGAGGCATGGAAGGAAGAGCAGGAAAAAATCCGACTGGGTTTGGTGGCCCCACCAGAGCCGAAACTGCGCATATCCAACCTGATGCGTGTACTTGGTTCAGAGGCCGTCCAGGACCCCACTAAAATGGAGCAACATGTGCGGGAGCAGATGGCCAAGCGGCAGAAGGCGCACGAAGATGCCAACAACGCCCGCAAGCTGACCAGCGAacagaaaagcgaaaagaagcAGCGAAAGCTAAAGGAAGACACCAGCTGCGGTGTACATGTGAGCGTTTATCGCATTCGAGATCTGCAGGACAACCAGAGCAAGAAGTTTAAGGTGGAGACCAATGCCAAGCAGCTGCAGATGACCGGCAGCGTGGTGTTGTTCCGCGATTGctgtgtggtggtggtggagggtGGGCCCAAGCAGCAGAAAAAGTATCGCAGACTCATGCTAACGCGTATTAAGTGGGAGGAGGACATCGCCAAGGGCAACGACGGCCAGGACGTGCCAAACTCATGCGTACTCGTCTGGGAGGGGACAAGTCAGCGTCGGCACTTCGGCGAGATCAAGTTTAAGATCTTTCCCATGGAAAAAATGGCCCGTGAGTTTTTTCAGAAGCACCAGGTTGAACACTACTGGGATCTGGCCTACTCAGGAGCCGTGCTTGAGGCCTCCACGGATCAACAGTAG
- the LOC122617359 gene encoding exosome complex component MTR3: protein MIIWLKGPFSTMLTVNQTKNILLDGASIKEEPYTTPQDSEEFFESLDKPAKEPTKLAPRNTFIRAGVLTTVRGSAYMEYGNTKVLAIVAPPKELIRASARRMNMGVLNCYVNFAAFATGDLNSVPERERHLGSMLTKAMEPVVCRTEFLNFQLDIRVLILDDDGCLLSTAINCCGVALVECGISTYDLITASTACIYRDHVFINPSAKVEELLWKHRGNSNTDSTTSPSSVQEHGLIITASMDTFEQIAQCQQCGYLSPATYVKLLDYTLAINKSLRQLVRDVLTKRVKEQHELDLREKAESALDDQRLEEIIEKLKKQGPEEFIQSNIREDPYVKRH from the exons atgattatttgGCTGAAAG GGCCATTCAGTACTATGCTAACGGTGAACCAGACGAAGAACATCCTGCTCGATGGAGCCTCCATTAAGGAAGAGCCCTATACAACTCCGCAGGACAGCGAGGAATTCTTTGAGAGTCTGGACAAACCGGCAAAGGAGCCTACCAAACTGGCACCCAGAAACACCT TCATTCGAGCCGGTGTGTTGACCACAGTTAGGGGTTCCGCCTACATGGAGTATGGAAACACCAAGGTTCTGGCTATTGTGGCCCCGCCAAAGGAGCTAATCCGCGCCAGCGCCCGCAGAATGAACATGGGCGTGCTAAATTGCTATGTGAATTTCGCGGCCTTCGCTACAGGGGATTTGAATTCGGTGCCGGAACGTGAACGCCACCTGGGCAGCATGCTGACCAAGGCCATGGAGCCGGTGGTGTGCCGCACAGAGTTCCTTAACTTTCAGCTGGACATACGGGTGCTTATTCTGGACGATGACGGCTGCCTACTCAGCACGGCCATTAATTGCTGCGGAGTGGCTTTAGTGGAGTGCGGCATTTCCACCTACGATTTAATAACAGCCTCCACGGCATGTATCTATCGGGATCACGTCTTCATTAATCCCAGTGCCAAGGTTGAGGAGTTGCTCTGGAAGCAccgcggcaacagcaacaccgaTAGCACAACCAGCCCATCATCTGTCCAGGAGCACGGCCTTATCATTACCGCCAGCATGGACACCTTTGAACAGATCGCCCAGTGCCAGCAGTGTGGATATCTGAGTCCTGCCACCTATGTGAAGCTGCTGGACTACACCTTGGCCATCAACAAGTCCCTGAGACAACTAGTCAGAGACGTACTCACAAAGCGGGTGAAGGAGCAGCATGAACTGGATCTACGCGAAAAGGCCGAGAGCGCTCTAGACGATCAGCGGTTGGAGGAGATAATCGAGAAGCTAAAGAAGCAAGGACCGGAAGAGTTTATACAGTCGAACATACGAGAAGATCCCTATGTAAAAAGGCATTAG